One window from the genome of Eucalyptus grandis isolate ANBG69807.140 chromosome 7, ASM1654582v1, whole genome shotgun sequence encodes:
- the LOC120296205 gene encoding uncharacterized protein LOC120296205, producing MVELSDLDLQATDPKLHDCLIGYYLGRRIPFKVTEEALKRAWSPYLTEVMANGKCFFMLHITDMDFRRKLLEGGPITVAKVPFILQQWKPDPELEKDTHLIVPVWVKLRNLPFSFWSARAIGKVASATSPLASCDSILLVHNGNSRIVAVEYEWCPQVCSKCGIFGHNCNTLAPRQTSNLRRRAAKAPVSVVLAPIQLPQDRLASPVLVVAHAPHQQQDSERVQQPFDALEAGGELAAPHAEAAAFSQVSSSVALPIPTRNDAGSSDLVTVREVAHLPSLLPLLLFLPQVRNDMKW from the exons ATGGTTGAGCTGTCAGACCTTGACCTTCAAGCTACTGACCCCAAACTCCATGATTGTTTGATTGGCTATTATCTGGGTAGGAGAATTCCGTTTAAAGTTACTGAGGAAGCTCTTAAAAGGGCGTGGAGCCCGTACCTCACCGAAGTCATGGCAAAcggaaaatgtttcttcatgcTGCATATTACTGATATGGATTTTAGGAGGAAGCTCCTTGAAGGTGGCCCAATCACAGTTGCGAAGGTTCCATTTATTCTGCAACAATGGAAGCCTGATCCTGAACTCGAGAAAGACACCCATTTAATTGTCCCCGTGTGGGTCAAGTTGAGAAAccttcctttctccttttggtcGGCCCGGGCTATTGGCAAAGTTGCGAGTGCG ACCAGCCCTCTTGCCTCTTGTGATTCTATACTGCTTGTTCATAATGGAAATTCCCGTATTGTTGCTGTGGAATATGAGTGGTGTCCACAAGTTTGTTCCAAGTGCGGCATCTTTGGCCATAACTGCAATACCCTAGCCCCTCGCCAAACATCTAATTTGAGGAGACGTGCAGCCAAGGCTCCTGTATCAGTTGTTCTTGCTCCTATTCAGCTCCCCCAGGACAGGCTTGCTTCCCCTGTTTTGGTGGTTGCTCATGCCCCGCATCAGCAACAAGATTCGGAAAGAGTCCAGCAGCCTTTCGATGCTTTGGAAGCCGGTGGGGAACTTGCTGCTCCTCATGCGGAAGCCGCTGCTTTTTCCCAAGTGTCGTCTTCGGTTGCTCTGCCTATACCTACAAGAAACGATGCTGGTTCCTCTGATTTAGTCACAGTGCGTGAAGTCGCACACCTGCCCTCGCTTCTTCCCCTCCTCTTATTCCTCCCGCAGGTGAGGAATGACATGAAGTGGtag